One stretch of Penaeus chinensis breed Huanghai No. 1 chromosome 27, ASM1920278v2, whole genome shotgun sequence DNA includes these proteins:
- the LOC125039724 gene encoding lymphocyte-specific helicase-like isoform X2, with protein MPPTNRADIDEEVSNDSKASSESSSSTLSLSPARPEGSPEMPDGKAHGQSRMASPDSESKSVVENVLTTDIIAEEEKLELANDEQEKAWRKEVQDRAKEEEELKEKRYKRLMHLLSKSQFYSQFLLQQIENQDTKPKKGRKPKAETSTEKENVSTEESSQDSEKSGSSRGRKRKNNSSAPAAKRVKDGKYNIEDVIDKETVEAKVEAGVYSEEDEVVEQVDQPRLFENGTMRSYQLEGFSWLRVLYENGVNGILGDEMGLGKTIQSIALLCHLIDRGVQGPFLVVAPLSTLPNWMSEFERFAPKVPTVLYHGSDAVRTEKRRMFQKLLTVEGTSVQVFPVVITSYEVVIRDTRFLSRYYWRYICVDEGHRIKNHNCRLTKSLNTFPSANRLLLTGTPLQNNLAELWSLLNFLMPEIFDSLDVFESWFDVTEMMEDGSDEKIIQQEREKQVIGTLQKILSPFFLRRMKKDVNLEIPPKKELLVYTPMTPLQLKLYEATLTFDYSFFDNIKKVDEKVEYDNKGRPKRKSKKDIDYSALLDESESPKSLDRFLDAVMRMQEIANEDAKAKKTSAVNIKLTNRMMQCRKIVNHPYLVNYPLTRDGEYMIDEGLLESCGKLQVLDQLLGELYKRKHRVLIFSQMTMMLDILEDYLSLRPKYKYKRLDGSKSLDSRQNDIKEYNSKDSNSFIFLLSTRAGGLGINLASADTVIIYDSDWNPQADLQAQDRCHRIGQTKPVLILRLITASTIDERIVERAATKRKLEKLIIQSGKFQASKQKDRFLDKVMDPNDLVTLLNQRDHERIHRTNTGNVFTKEELNQLLDRSDLIQKREGKEVPEKDLTGVYKVLQVGEDE; from the exons ATGCCCCCTACAAATCGAGCTGATATTGATGAGGAAGTCTCCAATGATAGCAAAGCCAGTTCAG AGAGTTCAAGCAGTACCTTGAGCCTTTCTCCAGCCAGGCCAGAAGGTTCACCTGAGATGCCTGACGGAAAGGCTCATGGGCAGTCTCGCATGGCTTCTCCTGACTCGGAATCCAAAA GTGTTGTGGAGAATGTGCTGACCACAGATATTATTGCTGAAGAAGAGAAGTTAGAATTGGCCAATGATGAGCAGGAAAAGGCCTGGCGCAAGGAAGTACAAGACagggcaaaggaagaggaggaattaaAGGAAAAGAG GTACAAGAGACTGATGCATTTGCTCAGTAAGTCTCAATTTTATAGCCAGTTCCTCCTCCAGCAAATTGAAAACCAAGATACCAAACCAAAGAAGGGCAGAAA aCCCAAGGCTGAAACTAGTACAGAAAAAGAGAATGTTAGCACCGAAG AGAGCTCCCAGGATTCAGAGAAAAGTGGTTCAAGTAGAGGCCGCAAACGCAAGAACAATTCAAGTGCGCCAGCTGCTAAAAGAGTCAAGGATGGGAAGTACAACATTGAAGATGTCATAGATAAAGAG ACAGTGGAAGCAAAAGTCGAAGCTGGTGTTTATTCCGAGGAGGATGAAGTGGTCGAGCAGGTCGACCAACCGCGGCTCTTTGAGAATGGAACTATGAGGTCATATCAGCTAGAAGGATTTTCCTGGCTCAGG GTACTTTATGAAAATGGTGTCAATGGAATCTTGGGAGATGAGATGGGTCTTGGCAAAACCATCCAGTCCATTGCTCTTCTGTGCCACCTTATAGACAGAGGTGTGCAGGGTCCTTTCCTTGTGGTTGCACCTCTATCTACACTACCAAATTGGATGTCGGAATTTGAAAGATTTGCGCCAAAG GTACCAACTGTGTTGTATCATGGCTCTGATGCTGTcaggacagagaaaaggagaatgttcCAGAAGTTGTTAACAGTGGAGGGAACCTCAGTTCAGGTCTTTCCTGTTGTTATTACATCCTATGAG GTAGTGATCCGTGATACGCGATTCCTTTCGAGGTATTACTGGCGCTACATATGTGTAGATGAAGGGCACAGGATAAAAAACCACAATTGCAGACTTACTAA GTCACTGAACACATTCCCATCAGCAAACCGTCTCCTCCTGACTGGTACACCTTTGCAAAATAACCTTGCAGAGCTCTGGTCTCTCTTGAATTTCCTCATGCCTGAGATCTTTGACTCTCTGGATGTCTTTGAGTCCTGGTTTGATGTAACAGAGATGATGGAGGATGGCAGCGATGAGAAGATCAtccagcaggagagagagaagcaagtcaTAGGAACACTCCAAAAG ATTCTCAGTCCCTTCTTCCTGCGACGCATGAAGAAAGATGTCAATCTTGAGATTCCACCTAAAAAAGAATTACTTGTGTACACTCCCATGACCCCCCTGCAGCTGAAGCTTTATGAGGCTACCCTGACTTTTGACTATAGTTTCTTTGATAATATAAAG AAGGTGGATGAGAAAGTCGAATATGATAACAAGGGAAGACCAAAACGCAAATCCAAAAAGGACATAGACTACTCTGCACTGCTCGATGAAAGTGAATCTCCTAAATCCCTAGACAGGTTTCTAGATGCTGTGATGAGGATGCAAGAAATTGCAAATGAAGA CGCTAAAGCTAAGAAGACATCAGCAGTCAATATCAAGCTAACAAACAGAATGATGCAGTGTCGTAAAATAGTGAACCATCCATACCTTGTCAACTACCCTCTAACACGAGATGGAGAGTACATG ATTGATGAAGGGCTGCTGGAGTCCTGTGGGAAACTACAAGTACTTGACCAACTGCTGGGAGAATTGTACAAGCGTAAACACAGAGTGCTCATTTTCTCCCAAATGACCATGATGCTTGATATCCTTGAAGATTACCTCTCCCTTAGGCCCAAGTACAA gTATAAGCGCCTTGATGGAAGCAAATCATTAGATTCTCGGCAAAATGACATCAAAGAATACAACAGCAAAGACTCAAACAGCTTTATATTCTTATTAAGCACAAGGGCTGGTGGTTTAGGTATTAATTTAGCCTCTGCAGATACAGTCATCATATATGACTCGGATTGG AACCCACAAGCTGACCTGCAGGCACAGGATCGATGCCATAGGATTGGACAGACAAAACCAGTGCTGATCCTTCGACTCATCACTGCATCTACCATTGACGAGAGGATTGTAGAGCGTGCTGCCACCAAGCGCAAGTTAGAGAAGCTCATCATCCAGTCAGGAAAATTCCAAGCTTCAAAACAGAAAGACAGGTTCTTGGATAAAGTCATGGATCCCAATGACCTTGTTACTCTTCTTAACCAGAGAGATCATGAAAGGATCCATCGCACAAACACGGGCAATG TGTTTACAAAGGAAGAGCTGAATCAATTACTAGACAGAAGTGACCTGAttcagaagagggaaggaaaagaggtacCTGAAAAAGACCTAACTGGTGTCTACAAAGTTCTTCAAGTTGGAGAGGATGAATAA
- the LOC125039724 gene encoding lymphoid-specific helicase-like isoform X3 yields MPPTNRADIDEEVSNDSKASSGVVENVLTTDIIAEEEKLELANDEQEKAWRKEVQDRAKEEEELKEKRYKRLMHLLSKSQFYSQFLLQQIENQDTKPKKGRKPKAETSTEKENVSTEAESSQDSEKSGSSRGRKRKNNSSAPAAKRVKDGKYNIEDVIDKETVEAKVEAGVYSEEDEVVEQVDQPRLFENGTMRSYQLEGFSWLRVLYENGVNGILGDEMGLGKTIQSIALLCHLIDRGVQGPFLVVAPLSTLPNWMSEFERFAPKVPTVLYHGSDAVRTEKRRMFQKLLTVEGTSVQVFPVVITSYEVVIRDTRFLSRYYWRYICVDEGHRIKNHNCRLTKSLNTFPSANRLLLTGTPLQNNLAELWSLLNFLMPEIFDSLDVFESWFDVTEMMEDGSDEKIIQQEREKQVIGTLQKILSPFFLRRMKKDVNLEIPPKKELLVYTPMTPLQLKLYEATLTFDYSFFDNIKKVDEKVEYDNKGRPKRKSKKDIDYSALLDESESPKSLDRFLDAVMRMQEIANEDAKAKKTSAVNIKLTNRMMQCRKIVNHPYLVNYPLTRDGEYMIDEGLLESCGKLQVLDQLLGELYKRKHRVLIFSQMTMMLDILEDYLSLRPKYKYKRLDGSKSLDSRQNDIKEYNSKDSNSFIFLLSTRAGGLGINLASADTVIIYDSDWNPQADLQAQDRCHRIGQTKPVLILRLITASTIDERIVERAATKRKLEKLIIQSGKFQASKQKDRFLDKVMDPNDLVTLLNQRDHERIHRTNTGNVFTKEELNQLLDRSDLIQKREGKEVPEKDLTGVYKVLQVGEDE; encoded by the exons ATGCCCCCTACAAATCGAGCTGATATTGATGAGGAAGTCTCCAATGATAGCAAAGCCAGTTCAG GTGTTGTGGAGAATGTGCTGACCACAGATATTATTGCTGAAGAAGAGAAGTTAGAATTGGCCAATGATGAGCAGGAAAAGGCCTGGCGCAAGGAAGTACAAGACagggcaaaggaagaggaggaattaaAGGAAAAGAG GTACAAGAGACTGATGCATTTGCTCAGTAAGTCTCAATTTTATAGCCAGTTCCTCCTCCAGCAAATTGAAAACCAAGATACCAAACCAAAGAAGGGCAGAAA aCCCAAGGCTGAAACTAGTACAGAAAAAGAGAATGTTAGCACCGAAG CAGAGAGCTCCCAGGATTCAGAGAAAAGTGGTTCAAGTAGAGGCCGCAAACGCAAGAACAATTCAAGTGCGCCAGCTGCTAAAAGAGTCAAGGATGGGAAGTACAACATTGAAGATGTCATAGATAAAGAG ACAGTGGAAGCAAAAGTCGAAGCTGGTGTTTATTCCGAGGAGGATGAAGTGGTCGAGCAGGTCGACCAACCGCGGCTCTTTGAGAATGGAACTATGAGGTCATATCAGCTAGAAGGATTTTCCTGGCTCAGG GTACTTTATGAAAATGGTGTCAATGGAATCTTGGGAGATGAGATGGGTCTTGGCAAAACCATCCAGTCCATTGCTCTTCTGTGCCACCTTATAGACAGAGGTGTGCAGGGTCCTTTCCTTGTGGTTGCACCTCTATCTACACTACCAAATTGGATGTCGGAATTTGAAAGATTTGCGCCAAAG GTACCAACTGTGTTGTATCATGGCTCTGATGCTGTcaggacagagaaaaggagaatgttcCAGAAGTTGTTAACAGTGGAGGGAACCTCAGTTCAGGTCTTTCCTGTTGTTATTACATCCTATGAG GTAGTGATCCGTGATACGCGATTCCTTTCGAGGTATTACTGGCGCTACATATGTGTAGATGAAGGGCACAGGATAAAAAACCACAATTGCAGACTTACTAA GTCACTGAACACATTCCCATCAGCAAACCGTCTCCTCCTGACTGGTACACCTTTGCAAAATAACCTTGCAGAGCTCTGGTCTCTCTTGAATTTCCTCATGCCTGAGATCTTTGACTCTCTGGATGTCTTTGAGTCCTGGTTTGATGTAACAGAGATGATGGAGGATGGCAGCGATGAGAAGATCAtccagcaggagagagagaagcaagtcaTAGGAACACTCCAAAAG ATTCTCAGTCCCTTCTTCCTGCGACGCATGAAGAAAGATGTCAATCTTGAGATTCCACCTAAAAAAGAATTACTTGTGTACACTCCCATGACCCCCCTGCAGCTGAAGCTTTATGAGGCTACCCTGACTTTTGACTATAGTTTCTTTGATAATATAAAG AAGGTGGATGAGAAAGTCGAATATGATAACAAGGGAAGACCAAAACGCAAATCCAAAAAGGACATAGACTACTCTGCACTGCTCGATGAAAGTGAATCTCCTAAATCCCTAGACAGGTTTCTAGATGCTGTGATGAGGATGCAAGAAATTGCAAATGAAGA CGCTAAAGCTAAGAAGACATCAGCAGTCAATATCAAGCTAACAAACAGAATGATGCAGTGTCGTAAAATAGTGAACCATCCATACCTTGTCAACTACCCTCTAACACGAGATGGAGAGTACATG ATTGATGAAGGGCTGCTGGAGTCCTGTGGGAAACTACAAGTACTTGACCAACTGCTGGGAGAATTGTACAAGCGTAAACACAGAGTGCTCATTTTCTCCCAAATGACCATGATGCTTGATATCCTTGAAGATTACCTCTCCCTTAGGCCCAAGTACAA gTATAAGCGCCTTGATGGAAGCAAATCATTAGATTCTCGGCAAAATGACATCAAAGAATACAACAGCAAAGACTCAAACAGCTTTATATTCTTATTAAGCACAAGGGCTGGTGGTTTAGGTATTAATTTAGCCTCTGCAGATACAGTCATCATATATGACTCGGATTGG AACCCACAAGCTGACCTGCAGGCACAGGATCGATGCCATAGGATTGGACAGACAAAACCAGTGCTGATCCTTCGACTCATCACTGCATCTACCATTGACGAGAGGATTGTAGAGCGTGCTGCCACCAAGCGCAAGTTAGAGAAGCTCATCATCCAGTCAGGAAAATTCCAAGCTTCAAAACAGAAAGACAGGTTCTTGGATAAAGTCATGGATCCCAATGACCTTGTTACTCTTCTTAACCAGAGAGATCATGAAAGGATCCATCGCACAAACACGGGCAATG TGTTTACAAAGGAAGAGCTGAATCAATTACTAGACAGAAGTGACCTGAttcagaagagggaaggaaaagaggtacCTGAAAAAGACCTAACTGGTGTCTACAAAGTTCTTCAAGTTGGAGAGGATGAATAA
- the LOC125039724 gene encoding lymphocyte-specific helicase-like isoform X1 yields MPPTNRADIDEEVSNDSKASSESSSSTLSLSPARPEGSPEMPDGKAHGQSRMASPDSESKSVVENVLTTDIIAEEEKLELANDEQEKAWRKEVQDRAKEEEELKEKRYKRLMHLLSKSQFYSQFLLQQIENQDTKPKKGRKPKAETSTEKENVSTEAESSQDSEKSGSSRGRKRKNNSSAPAAKRVKDGKYNIEDVIDKETVEAKVEAGVYSEEDEVVEQVDQPRLFENGTMRSYQLEGFSWLRVLYENGVNGILGDEMGLGKTIQSIALLCHLIDRGVQGPFLVVAPLSTLPNWMSEFERFAPKVPTVLYHGSDAVRTEKRRMFQKLLTVEGTSVQVFPVVITSYEVVIRDTRFLSRYYWRYICVDEGHRIKNHNCRLTKSLNTFPSANRLLLTGTPLQNNLAELWSLLNFLMPEIFDSLDVFESWFDVTEMMEDGSDEKIIQQEREKQVIGTLQKILSPFFLRRMKKDVNLEIPPKKELLVYTPMTPLQLKLYEATLTFDYSFFDNIKKVDEKVEYDNKGRPKRKSKKDIDYSALLDESESPKSLDRFLDAVMRMQEIANEDAKAKKTSAVNIKLTNRMMQCRKIVNHPYLVNYPLTRDGEYMIDEGLLESCGKLQVLDQLLGELYKRKHRVLIFSQMTMMLDILEDYLSLRPKYKYKRLDGSKSLDSRQNDIKEYNSKDSNSFIFLLSTRAGGLGINLASADTVIIYDSDWNPQADLQAQDRCHRIGQTKPVLILRLITASTIDERIVERAATKRKLEKLIIQSGKFQASKQKDRFLDKVMDPNDLVTLLNQRDHERIHRTNTGNVFTKEELNQLLDRSDLIQKREGKEVPEKDLTGVYKVLQVGEDE; encoded by the exons ATGCCCCCTACAAATCGAGCTGATATTGATGAGGAAGTCTCCAATGATAGCAAAGCCAGTTCAG AGAGTTCAAGCAGTACCTTGAGCCTTTCTCCAGCCAGGCCAGAAGGTTCACCTGAGATGCCTGACGGAAAGGCTCATGGGCAGTCTCGCATGGCTTCTCCTGACTCGGAATCCAAAA GTGTTGTGGAGAATGTGCTGACCACAGATATTATTGCTGAAGAAGAGAAGTTAGAATTGGCCAATGATGAGCAGGAAAAGGCCTGGCGCAAGGAAGTACAAGACagggcaaaggaagaggaggaattaaAGGAAAAGAG GTACAAGAGACTGATGCATTTGCTCAGTAAGTCTCAATTTTATAGCCAGTTCCTCCTCCAGCAAATTGAAAACCAAGATACCAAACCAAAGAAGGGCAGAAA aCCCAAGGCTGAAACTAGTACAGAAAAAGAGAATGTTAGCACCGAAG CAGAGAGCTCCCAGGATTCAGAGAAAAGTGGTTCAAGTAGAGGCCGCAAACGCAAGAACAATTCAAGTGCGCCAGCTGCTAAAAGAGTCAAGGATGGGAAGTACAACATTGAAGATGTCATAGATAAAGAG ACAGTGGAAGCAAAAGTCGAAGCTGGTGTTTATTCCGAGGAGGATGAAGTGGTCGAGCAGGTCGACCAACCGCGGCTCTTTGAGAATGGAACTATGAGGTCATATCAGCTAGAAGGATTTTCCTGGCTCAGG GTACTTTATGAAAATGGTGTCAATGGAATCTTGGGAGATGAGATGGGTCTTGGCAAAACCATCCAGTCCATTGCTCTTCTGTGCCACCTTATAGACAGAGGTGTGCAGGGTCCTTTCCTTGTGGTTGCACCTCTATCTACACTACCAAATTGGATGTCGGAATTTGAAAGATTTGCGCCAAAG GTACCAACTGTGTTGTATCATGGCTCTGATGCTGTcaggacagagaaaaggagaatgttcCAGAAGTTGTTAACAGTGGAGGGAACCTCAGTTCAGGTCTTTCCTGTTGTTATTACATCCTATGAG GTAGTGATCCGTGATACGCGATTCCTTTCGAGGTATTACTGGCGCTACATATGTGTAGATGAAGGGCACAGGATAAAAAACCACAATTGCAGACTTACTAA GTCACTGAACACATTCCCATCAGCAAACCGTCTCCTCCTGACTGGTACACCTTTGCAAAATAACCTTGCAGAGCTCTGGTCTCTCTTGAATTTCCTCATGCCTGAGATCTTTGACTCTCTGGATGTCTTTGAGTCCTGGTTTGATGTAACAGAGATGATGGAGGATGGCAGCGATGAGAAGATCAtccagcaggagagagagaagcaagtcaTAGGAACACTCCAAAAG ATTCTCAGTCCCTTCTTCCTGCGACGCATGAAGAAAGATGTCAATCTTGAGATTCCACCTAAAAAAGAATTACTTGTGTACACTCCCATGACCCCCCTGCAGCTGAAGCTTTATGAGGCTACCCTGACTTTTGACTATAGTTTCTTTGATAATATAAAG AAGGTGGATGAGAAAGTCGAATATGATAACAAGGGAAGACCAAAACGCAAATCCAAAAAGGACATAGACTACTCTGCACTGCTCGATGAAAGTGAATCTCCTAAATCCCTAGACAGGTTTCTAGATGCTGTGATGAGGATGCAAGAAATTGCAAATGAAGA CGCTAAAGCTAAGAAGACATCAGCAGTCAATATCAAGCTAACAAACAGAATGATGCAGTGTCGTAAAATAGTGAACCATCCATACCTTGTCAACTACCCTCTAACACGAGATGGAGAGTACATG ATTGATGAAGGGCTGCTGGAGTCCTGTGGGAAACTACAAGTACTTGACCAACTGCTGGGAGAATTGTACAAGCGTAAACACAGAGTGCTCATTTTCTCCCAAATGACCATGATGCTTGATATCCTTGAAGATTACCTCTCCCTTAGGCCCAAGTACAA gTATAAGCGCCTTGATGGAAGCAAATCATTAGATTCTCGGCAAAATGACATCAAAGAATACAACAGCAAAGACTCAAACAGCTTTATATTCTTATTAAGCACAAGGGCTGGTGGTTTAGGTATTAATTTAGCCTCTGCAGATACAGTCATCATATATGACTCGGATTGG AACCCACAAGCTGACCTGCAGGCACAGGATCGATGCCATAGGATTGGACAGACAAAACCAGTGCTGATCCTTCGACTCATCACTGCATCTACCATTGACGAGAGGATTGTAGAGCGTGCTGCCACCAAGCGCAAGTTAGAGAAGCTCATCATCCAGTCAGGAAAATTCCAAGCTTCAAAACAGAAAGACAGGTTCTTGGATAAAGTCATGGATCCCAATGACCTTGTTACTCTTCTTAACCAGAGAGATCATGAAAGGATCCATCGCACAAACACGGGCAATG TGTTTACAAAGGAAGAGCTGAATCAATTACTAGACAGAAGTGACCTGAttcagaagagggaaggaaaagaggtacCTGAAAAAGACCTAACTGGTGTCTACAAAGTTCTTCAAGTTGGAGAGGATGAATAA